A single region of the Streptomyces sp. NBC_00236 genome encodes:
- a CDS encoding carbohydrate ABC transporter permease: MSLPSVLRVRRPGRLAAEAAALLIAAAVAFPLYWMVLSALKPAGEIQSAHPRPWTLSPSLDSFRRVFQQQDFGRYFLNSLLVAGTVVIASALIAFLAATAVTRFRFRFRTTLLIMFLVAQMVPVEALTIPLFFLMRDFGQLNTLGSLILPHLAFSLPFAIWMLRGFVKAVPEALEEAAYIDGASRTRFLWQILFPLVFPGLVATSVFSFISTWNDFLFAKSFLISDTSQSTLPMALLVFFKPDENDWGGIMAASTVMTVPVLVFFVLVQRRLVSGLGGAVKD, encoded by the coding sequence GTGAGCCTGCCGTCCGTGTTGCGCGTCCGCCGGCCGGGCCGGCTCGCCGCCGAGGCCGCTGCGCTGCTGATCGCCGCCGCCGTCGCCTTCCCGCTGTACTGGATGGTGCTCTCCGCCCTCAAGCCGGCGGGCGAGATCCAGTCCGCGCATCCGCGGCCGTGGACCCTGTCACCGTCCCTGGACTCCTTCCGCCGGGTCTTCCAGCAGCAGGACTTCGGGCGCTACTTCCTCAACAGCCTGCTCGTCGCCGGGACGGTCGTCATCGCCTCCGCGCTGATCGCCTTCCTGGCGGCGACGGCCGTCACCCGGTTCAGATTCCGCTTCCGCACCACGCTGCTGATCATGTTCCTGGTCGCGCAGATGGTGCCGGTCGAGGCACTGACGATCCCGCTGTTCTTCCTGATGCGGGACTTCGGCCAGCTGAACACGCTCGGTTCGCTGATCCTGCCCCACCTCGCCTTCTCGCTGCCGTTCGCGATCTGGATGCTGCGCGGCTTCGTCAAGGCGGTCCCCGAGGCCCTGGAGGAGGCCGCGTACATCGACGGGGCGAGCCGTACCCGCTTCCTGTGGCAGATCCTCTTCCCGCTGGTCTTCCCCGGCCTGGTGGCGACCAGTGTCTTCTCGTTCATCTCCACCTGGAACGACTTCCTCTTCGCGAAGTCCTTCCTCATCAGCGACACCTCCCAGTCGACGCTCCCGATGGCGCTGCTGGTCTTCTTCAAACCCGATGAGAACGACTGGGGCGGGATCATGGCTGCCTCGACGGTGATGACCGTCCCCGTGCTGGTCTTCTTCGTACTCGTACAGCGACGCCTGGTCTCGGGACTGGGCGGAGCGGTTAAGGACTGA
- a CDS encoding HU family DNA-binding protein, protein MNRSELVAALADRAEVTRKDADAVLAALAETVGEIVAKGDEKVTIPGFLTFERTHRAARTARNPQTGDPINIPAGYSVKVSAGSKLKEAAKGK, encoded by the coding sequence ATGAACCGCAGTGAGCTGGTGGCCGCCCTGGCCGACCGCGCCGAGGTGACTCGCAAGGACGCCGACGCCGTGCTGGCCGCGCTCGCCGAGACCGTCGGTGAGATCGTCGCCAAGGGCGACGAGAAGGTCACCATCCCCGGTTTCCTGACCTTCGAGCGCACCCACCGTGCCGCTCGCACCGCTCGTAACCCGCAGACCGGCGACCCGATCAACATCCCGGCCGGCTACAGCGTGAAGGTCTCCGCGGGCTCGAAGCTCAAGGAAGCCGCCAAGGGTAAGTAA
- a CDS encoding carbohydrate ABC transporter permease — protein MTANSTAYKAPTAPGTDGPPLRPLRRRRRPASPAGRPGWTPWLYLLPALVLLGGLLVYPIYQLGLISFLEYTQAQVSGGEPATFQGFGNYATLFRDSQFWQVLLATVVFAAACVLATLFTGCALAVLLTRVRAVPRLALMMAALGAWATPAITGSTVWVFLFDADFGPVNRVLGLGDFSWTYGRYSAFALVLLEVLWCSFPFVMVTVYAGIRAIPAEVLEAAALDGASQWRIWRSVMAPMLRPILVVVTIQSVIWDFKVFTQIYVMTNGGGIAGQNLVLNVYAYQKAFASSQYSLGSAIGVVMLVILLAVTLVYLRLMRRQGEEL, from the coding sequence ATGACGGCGAACAGCACGGCGTACAAGGCGCCCACCGCACCCGGCACGGACGGCCCCCCTCTCCGCCCGCTCCGGCGCCGCCGCCGCCCGGCCTCACCCGCCGGGCGGCCGGGCTGGACCCCCTGGCTCTATCTGCTGCCCGCACTCGTCCTGCTCGGCGGGCTGCTGGTCTACCCGATCTACCAACTGGGCCTGATCTCCTTCCTGGAGTACACCCAGGCGCAGGTCAGCGGCGGCGAACCCGCCACCTTCCAGGGGTTCGGCAACTACGCCACGCTCTTCCGGGACAGCCAGTTCTGGCAGGTGCTCCTGGCCACCGTGGTCTTCGCCGCGGCCTGCGTGCTGGCCACCCTGTTCACCGGATGCGCGCTGGCCGTCCTGCTGACCCGGGTACGGGCGGTGCCCCGGCTCGCGCTGATGATGGCCGCGCTCGGCGCCTGGGCGACACCCGCGATCACCGGATCGACCGTCTGGGTCTTCCTCTTCGACGCCGACTTCGGACCGGTCAACCGGGTGCTCGGGCTCGGCGACTTCTCCTGGACGTACGGGCGCTACAGCGCCTTCGCGCTGGTGCTCCTCGAAGTCCTGTGGTGCTCGTTCCCGTTCGTGATGGTGACCGTGTACGCGGGAATCAGGGCGATCCCCGCCGAGGTGCTGGAGGCGGCCGCGCTGGACGGCGCCTCGCAGTGGCGGATCTGGCGGTCGGTCATGGCGCCGATGCTGCGGCCGATCCTGGTCGTCGTCACCATCCAGTCGGTCATCTGGGACTTCAAGGTCTTCACCCAGATCTACGTCATGACGAACGGAGGCGGCATCGCCGGCCAGAACCTGGTGCTCAACGTGTACGCGTACCAGAAGGCGTTCGCGTCCTCGCAGTACAGCCTCGGCTCGGCGATCGGCGTCGTGATGCTGGTGATCCTGCTGGCCGTCACGCTCGTGTATCTGCGCCTGATGCGGCGCCAGGGGGAGGAACTGTGA
- a CDS encoding extracellular solute-binding protein, translating to MKFSARIAAPAAALVLAGLTATACGAPQTSDSGTGKDEKTGTLRVWLFQEVGNKPKEKVVDAAVAGFTKDHKGAKVEIEYIPVETRAQRVKAAFNDPKSAPDLIEYGNTDTAGYVKDGGLADVSAEFAAWDDAEDTDPTAKESVTVGGKVYGAPLFVGVRALYYRTDVFAELGIEAPKSQAELISTARKIHEKKPDLYGLAVGGAYTYGAMPFIWANGGELADGSGSAYKAAINSDKARKGIEAYTSLFGDTNCPAAKCAAMGGNATVTAFAAGKAAMAIGGDFSHTAVEAGTVKGKYAVVPLPGLAEGSVAPAFAGGNNIGVLKSTGHRTLAVDLMKALTGKETQAKMFDAMGFLPTYADVRADAARREPFVGPFVETLGAGTKFVPASPAWGQIDSSLILPTMFQEIVSGRKDVAKASDDAAKKMDAAFADAG from the coding sequence ATGAAGTTTTCTGCCCGCATTGCCGCCCCGGCCGCGGCCCTCGTGCTGGCCGGCCTGACCGCCACCGCCTGCGGTGCGCCGCAGACCTCGGACAGTGGCACCGGGAAGGACGAGAAGACCGGCACGCTGCGTGTCTGGCTGTTCCAGGAGGTCGGCAACAAGCCCAAGGAGAAGGTCGTCGACGCCGCGGTCGCCGGGTTCACGAAGGACCACAAGGGCGCCAAGGTCGAGATCGAGTACATCCCGGTCGAGACCCGCGCCCAGCGCGTCAAGGCGGCGTTCAACGACCCGAAGAGCGCCCCCGACCTCATCGAGTACGGCAACACGGACACCGCCGGCTACGTCAAGGACGGCGGACTGGCCGATGTGAGCGCGGAGTTCGCCGCCTGGGACGACGCCGAGGACACCGACCCGACGGCCAAGGAGTCCGTGACGGTCGGCGGAAAGGTCTACGGGGCCCCGCTCTTCGTCGGCGTACGGGCGCTGTACTACCGCACCGACGTCTTCGCGGAGCTGGGGATCGAGGCCCCCAAGTCCCAGGCCGAGCTGATATCCACGGCGAGGAAGATCCACGAGAAGAAGCCGGACCTGTACGGGCTCGCCGTCGGCGGCGCCTACACCTACGGCGCGATGCCGTTCATCTGGGCCAACGGCGGCGAACTGGCCGACGGGAGCGGGTCCGCGTACAAGGCGGCCATCAACAGCGACAAGGCCCGCAAGGGCATCGAGGCCTACACCTCGCTCTTCGGCGACACCAACTGCCCGGCCGCCAAGTGCGCCGCCATGGGCGGCAACGCGACCGTCACCGCCTTCGCCGCCGGCAAGGCCGCGATGGCCATCGGCGGAGACTTCAGCCACACCGCCGTCGAGGCCGGCACGGTGAAGGGCAAGTACGCAGTCGTCCCGCTGCCGGGCCTGGCCGAGGGTTCCGTCGCCCCGGCGTTCGCGGGCGGGAACAACATCGGAGTGCTGAAGAGCACCGGGCACCGCACCCTGGCCGTCGACCTGATGAAGGCGCTCACCGGCAAGGAGACCCAGGCGAAGATGTTCGACGCGATGGGCTTCCTGCCGACGTACGCGGACGTGCGGGCCGACGCGGCCAGGCGCGAGCCGTTCGTCGGACCCTTCGTCGAAACGCTCGGCGCGGGCACCAAGTTCGTCCCCGCCTCACCGGCCTGGGGGCAGATCGACTCCTCGCTGATCCTGCCGACGATGTTCCAGGAGATCGTCAGCGGCCGTAAGGACGTGGCGAAGGCCTCGGACGACGCGGCGAAGAAGATGGACGCGGCGTTCGCCGACGCGGGCTGA
- a CDS encoding FAD binding domain-containing protein, with amino-acid sequence MTTHAPQATQSVTLPASLDEAVAALGAMPAAVPVAGGTDLMAAVNKGLLRPSGLVGLGRISELRGWHYQDGHALLGAGLTHARMGRPDFAALIPALAASARAAGPPQIRNAGTLGGNIATAAPTGDALPVLAALEAELVIAGPDGARREIPVSHLLAGREMLEPAELIGFVRVPLLHAPQVFLKATGRTGPGRATASVAIVLDPARRGVRCAVGAIAPMPLRPLEAERWIASLIDWDGERGLAPDALAAFGEYVAAACIPDQAPPADGGEAPPLPPAVLHLRRTVAALARRALGRALS; translated from the coding sequence TTGACCACGCACGCACCGCAGGCGACGCAGTCCGTCACGCTGCCTGCCTCGCTGGACGAGGCCGTGGCGGCACTCGGCGCCATGCCCGCCGCCGTCCCCGTGGCAGGCGGCACGGACCTGATGGCGGCCGTCAACAAGGGGCTCCTGCGCCCCTCCGGACTGGTCGGCCTCGGCAGGATCAGCGAGCTCCGCGGCTGGCACTACCAGGACGGCCACGCCCTGCTGGGCGCCGGCCTCACCCACGCGCGCATGGGGCGGCCCGACTTCGCCGCCCTCATCCCCGCGCTCGCCGCGTCCGCGCGCGCGGCCGGCCCGCCCCAGATCCGCAACGCCGGGACGCTCGGCGGCAACATCGCGACCGCCGCGCCGACCGGTGACGCCCTGCCGGTGCTCGCCGCCCTGGAGGCCGAGCTCGTCATCGCCGGTCCCGACGGCGCACGCCGCGAGATCCCGGTCTCGCACCTGCTGGCGGGCCGCGAGATGCTGGAGCCCGCCGAGCTGATCGGCTTCGTCCGCGTCCCGCTGCTGCACGCCCCGCAGGTCTTCCTCAAGGCGACCGGACGGACCGGCCCCGGCCGTGCCACCGCCTCCGTCGCGATCGTGCTCGACCCGGCCCGGCGGGGAGTGCGCTGCGCGGTCGGCGCCATCGCGCCGATGCCGCTGCGGCCGCTGGAGGCCGAGCGCTGGATCGCCTCGCTGATCGACTGGGACGGCGAACGCGGCCTGGCCCCCGACGCGCTGGCCGCCTTCGGCGAGTACGTCGCCGCGGCCTGCATCCCGGACCAGGCACCACCTGCCGACGGGGGAGAGGCGCCACCGCTGCCCCCCGCCGTACTGCACCTGCGGCGCACCGTCGCCGCGCTGGCCCGACGAGCGCTGGGGAGGGCACTGTCATGA
- a CDS encoding 2Fe-2S iron-sulfur cluster-binding protein — protein MSNEDHADRRGGWEPTPQGGEYDAEATAFVHLPPEDLANVPLAAPGQGYVPPMILPLTPAAGLDPAATGGWVVQTPNHQDQPNHQDHQDQQDRHGRPDGQEPGAEPAPAAVHWPDPNQQQTPYGYPQPGPQAAQEYPDQAYPDQYPGTPADTGQWDFAESGAPAEAAGHTGQWTIPVADGELPEESGEFSASALAAGWYADRTPPATLPGGAPAPWATQEPRPGAGDTPALGTDLGPLPEPAAEAPAEAQADEPADEPGTDPAADGIAAGSPDAPDMATEPEDAPQTDPEQPEAAAPDDVIPDGLAPDDVVPDELVVDAPPAPALDLPSEHPATSYVLHVNGADRPVTDAWIGESLLYVLRERLGLAGAKDGCSQGECGACNVQVDGRLVASCLVPAATAAGSEVRTVEGLAVDGEPSDVQRALAECGAVQCGFCIPGMAMTVHDLLEGNHAPSELETRQALCGNLCRCSGYRGVLDAVNEVIAGREAASEAASAPAQESAEADEARIPHQAAPGAGSVQAHLQDGGLA, from the coding sequence ATGAGCAACGAGGACCACGCCGACCGGCGCGGGGGCTGGGAACCGACCCCGCAGGGCGGTGAGTACGACGCCGAGGCGACCGCCTTCGTCCACCTGCCGCCCGAGGACCTGGCGAACGTCCCGCTGGCCGCGCCCGGCCAGGGGTACGTGCCGCCGATGATCCTGCCGCTGACCCCCGCGGCCGGCCTCGACCCGGCGGCCACCGGCGGCTGGGTCGTCCAGACGCCGAACCACCAGGACCAGCCGAACCACCAGGACCACCAGGACCAGCAGGACCGGCACGGCCGGCCCGACGGTCAGGAGCCCGGTGCCGAGCCCGCGCCCGCCGCGGTGCACTGGCCCGACCCGAACCAGCAGCAGACGCCGTACGGATACCCGCAGCCCGGCCCGCAGGCGGCTCAGGAGTACCCGGACCAGGCGTACCCGGACCAGTACCCCGGGACCCCGGCCGACACCGGCCAGTGGGACTTCGCCGAGTCCGGCGCCCCCGCCGAGGCGGCCGGTCACACCGGACAGTGGACGATCCCGGTCGCCGACGGCGAGCTCCCGGAGGAGTCGGGCGAGTTCTCGGCCTCCGCGCTGGCCGCCGGCTGGTACGCGGACCGCACCCCGCCGGCCACGCTGCCGGGCGGCGCGCCCGCGCCGTGGGCGACGCAGGAGCCGCGGCCCGGTGCCGGGGACACCCCGGCGCTGGGGACGGACCTCGGCCCGCTGCCGGAGCCCGCCGCCGAGGCGCCGGCCGAAGCACAAGCCGACGAACCGGCGGACGAGCCCGGCACGGACCCGGCCGCCGACGGCATCGCGGCCGGCTCCCCGGACGCGCCGGACATGGCGACCGAGCCCGAGGACGCACCGCAGACCGACCCGGAGCAGCCCGAAGCGGCGGCCCCGGACGACGTGATCCCGGACGGTCTGGCACCGGACGACGTGGTTCCGGACGAGCTGGTCGTGGACGCCCCGCCCGCCCCCGCGCTCGACCTGCCCAGCGAGCACCCCGCCACCTCCTACGTGCTGCACGTGAACGGCGCCGACCGGCCCGTCACCGACGCCTGGATCGGCGAGTCGCTGCTCTACGTGCTGCGCGAGCGCCTCGGCCTCGCCGGTGCCAAGGACGGCTGCTCGCAGGGCGAGTGCGGTGCCTGCAACGTCCAGGTGGACGGCCGTCTCGTCGCCTCCTGCCTGGTTCCCGCGGCCACGGCCGCGGGCAGCGAGGTCCGTACGGTCGAGGGCCTGGCCGTCGACGGTGAGCCGTCCGACGTCCAGCGCGCGCTGGCCGAGTGCGGCGCCGTCCAGTGCGGATTCTGTATCCCCGGCATGGCGATGACCGTCCACGACCTGCTGGAGGGCAACCACGCCCCCAGCGAGCTGGAGACCCGCCAGGCGCTCTGCGGCAACCTCTGCCGCTGCTCCGGCTACCGCGGCGTGCTCGACGCCGTGAACGAGGTCATCGCGGGCCGCGAGGCCGCCTCCGAGGCGGCCTCGGCGCCCGCGCAGGAATCCGCCGAGGCGGACGAGGCCCGCATCCCGCACCAGGCGGCGCCGGGCGCGGGTAGTGTGCAGGCCCATCTGCAGGACGGAGGCCTGGCGTGA
- a CDS encoding YqgE/AlgH family protein translates to MTEVSSLTGRLLVATPALADPNFDRAVVLLLDHDEEGSLGVVLNRPTPVGVGDILASWAELTGEPDVVFQGGPVSLDSALGVAVIPGDEGPLGWRRVYGAIGLVDLETPPELLAAALGSLRIFAGYAGWGPGQLEAELSEGAWYVVDSEPGDVSSPRPESLWRAVLRRQRSELAMIATYPDDPSLN, encoded by the coding sequence ATGACCGAGGTGTCCTCGCTCACAGGGCGGCTGCTCGTGGCCACACCCGCCCTGGCGGACCCGAATTTCGACCGCGCGGTGGTGCTGCTCCTCGACCACGACGAGGAGGGCTCGCTCGGCGTGGTCCTGAACCGCCCGACCCCGGTCGGCGTCGGCGACATCCTCGCGTCCTGGGCGGAGCTGACCGGTGAGCCGGACGTCGTCTTCCAGGGCGGCCCCGTCTCACTGGACTCGGCGCTCGGCGTGGCGGTGATCCCCGGCGACGAGGGACCTCTGGGCTGGCGCCGGGTGTACGGGGCGATCGGCCTGGTGGACCTGGAGACGCCTCCGGAGCTGCTGGCCGCCGCGCTCGGCTCGCTGCGGATCTTCGCCGGTTACGCGGGCTGGGGCCCCGGCCAGCTGGAGGCGGAGCTGTCCGAGGGGGCCTGGTACGTCGTCGATTCGGAACCCGGCGACGTCTCCTCACCCCGTCCGGAAAGTCTCTGGCGGGCGGTCCTGCGCCGTCAGCGCAGCGAACTGGCCATGATCGCCACCTATCCGGACGACCCTTCGCTGAACTGA
- a CDS encoding beta-N-acetylhexosaminidase yields the protein MNLDLIPAPVRAGDRGRCGFVLDASTTITAAPGTGSTERWLRTTLGAAFGLPLAPGGEGTARAIRLRVDPSLASEGYRLTTTPDESVEITGGGPAGVFWGAQTLRQLLGPDAFRRAPAGGSTAAFGFTDIEDRPRFGWRGLMLDVSRHFLPKDDVLRYLDLLAAHKLNVFHFHLTDDQGWRVEIKRHPRLTEVGAWRSRTKYGHRASELWDETPHGGYYTQDDIREIVAYAAERHIRVVPEIDIPGHSQAAISAYPELGNTDVVDTAALTVWDNWGVNPNVLAPSDHTLRFFEGVFEELLELFPAETSPFIHVGGDECPKDQWKQSPAAQARIKELGLADEDELQSWFIRHFDGWLTARGRRLIGWDEILEGGLAEGAAVSSWRGYAGGIAAAEAGHDVVMCPEQQVYLDHRQHGGPDEPMPIGYVRTLEDVYRFEPVPPALSDEAARHVLGTQANVWTEVMQNRARVDYQVFPRLAAFAEVAWSALPAPADRDFADFERRMATHYARLDALGVDYRPQSGPLPWQRRPGVLGRPIEGTPPNV from the coding sequence ATGAACTTGGATCTGATCCCGGCCCCCGTGCGCGCCGGCGACCGGGGCCGGTGCGGCTTCGTGCTGGATGCGTCCACCACCATCACGGCGGCTCCCGGCACGGGGTCCACCGAGCGCTGGCTGCGCACCACGCTCGGCGCGGCCTTCGGTCTGCCGCTCGCGCCGGGCGGCGAGGGGACGGCGCGCGCCATCCGGTTGCGCGTCGACCCGTCGTTGGCGTCCGAGGGCTACCGGCTGACCACCACGCCCGACGAGAGCGTCGAGATCACCGGCGGCGGCCCCGCCGGGGTGTTCTGGGGTGCGCAGACGCTGCGTCAGCTGCTCGGGCCCGATGCCTTCCGCCGGGCGCCGGCGGGCGGCTCCACGGCCGCGTTCGGGTTCACGGACATCGAGGACCGGCCCCGCTTCGGCTGGCGCGGCCTGATGCTCGACGTGTCACGGCACTTCCTGCCGAAGGACGACGTCCTGCGCTACCTCGACCTCCTCGCCGCCCACAAGCTGAACGTCTTCCACTTCCACCTCACCGACGACCAGGGCTGGCGTGTCGAGATCAAGCGCCACCCGCGCCTGACCGAGGTGGGCGCGTGGCGTTCGCGTACGAAGTACGGCCACCGGGCCTCCGAGCTCTGGGACGAGACTCCGCACGGCGGTTACTACACCCAGGACGACATCCGCGAGATCGTGGCGTACGCCGCCGAGCGGCACATCCGGGTCGTCCCCGAGATCGACATCCCGGGCCACTCGCAGGCCGCCATCAGCGCCTATCCGGAGCTGGGCAACACCGACGTCGTCGACACCGCCGCCCTGACCGTCTGGGACAACTGGGGCGTCAACCCGAACGTGCTCGCGCCCTCCGACCACACCCTGCGCTTCTTCGAGGGCGTCTTCGAGGAACTGCTGGAGCTCTTCCCCGCGGAGACCTCGCCGTTCATCCACGTCGGCGGCGACGAGTGCCCGAAGGACCAGTGGAAGCAGTCGCCGGCCGCCCAGGCCCGCATCAAGGAACTCGGGCTGGCCGACGAGGACGAGCTCCAGTCCTGGTTCATCCGGCACTTCGACGGCTGGCTCACCGCGCGCGGCCGGCGGCTCATCGGCTGGGACGAGATCCTGGAGGGCGGTCTCGCCGAGGGCGCGGCCGTCTCCTCGTGGCGGGGGTACGCGGGCGGCATCGCGGCCGCCGAGGCCGGGCACGACGTGGTGATGTGCCCGGAGCAGCAGGTGTACCTGGACCACCGTCAGCACGGCGGCCCCGACGAGCCGATGCCCATCGGGTACGTCCGCACGCTGGAGGACGTCTACCGCTTCGAACCCGTACCGCCGGCCCTCTCCGACGAGGCGGCCCGGCATGTGCTCGGCACCCAGGCCAACGTGTGGACCGAGGTCATGCAGAACCGGGCCCGTGTCGACTACCAGGTCTTCCCCCGCCTCGCGGCCTTCGCCGAGGTCGCCTGGTCGGCCCTGCCCGCCCCCGCGGACCGGGACTTCGCGGACTTCGAGCGCCGGATGGCCACGCACTACGCGCGACTTGACGCGCTCGGTGTCGACTACCGGCCGCAGAGCGGCCCGTTGCCGTGGCAGCGGCGCCCCGGAGTCCTCGGACGCCCGATCGAGGGAACACCCCCGAACGTGTGA
- a CDS encoding DUF3039 domain-containing protein translates to MSTLEPERGSGTGTLVEPTPQVSNGDGDHERYAHYVQKDKIMASALEGTPVVALCGKVWVPGRDPKKYPVCPMCKEIYESMGAGGDKDKGKGGKDKK, encoded by the coding sequence ATGAGCACTCTTGAGCCCGAGCGCGGGTCAGGCACCGGAACCCTCGTGGAGCCGACACCGCAGGTGTCGAACGGCGACGGCGACCACGAGCGCTACGCCCATTACGTTCAGAAGGACAAGATCATGGCGAGTGCCCTGGAGGGCACCCCCGTGGTCGCACTGTGCGGCAAGGTCTGGGTACCGGGGCGCGACCCCAAGAAGTACCCGGTCTGCCCCATGTGCAAGGAGATCTACGAGTCCATGGGCGCCGGCGGCGACAAGGACAAGGGCAAGGGCGGCAAGGACAAGAAGTAG
- the murA gene encoding UDP-N-acetylglucosamine 1-carboxyvinyltransferase yields the protein MTGTDDVLLVHGGTPLEGEIRVRGAKNLVPKAMVAALLGSGPSRLRNVPDIRDVRVVRGLLQLHGVTVRPGDEPGELILDPTHVESANVADIDAHAGSSRIPILFCGPLLHRLGHAFIPGLGGCDIGGRPIDFHFDVLRQFGATIEKRADGQYLEAPQRLRGTKIRLPYPSVGSTEQVLLTAVLAEGVTELSNAAVEPEIEDLICVLQKMGAIISMDTDRTIRITGVDRLDGYTHRAIPDRLEAASWASAALATEGNIYVRGAQQRSMMTFLNTFRRVGGAFEIDDEGIRFWHPGGALNAIALETDVHPGFQTDWQQPLVVALTQAAGLSIVHETVYESRLGFTSALNQMGAHIQLYRECLGGSDCRFGQRNFLHSAVVSGPTKLQGADLVIPDLRGGFSYLIAALAAQGTSRVHGIDLINRGYENFMDKLEKLGAKVELPGGSLV from the coding sequence ATGACCGGCACAGACGATGTCCTGCTTGTCCACGGCGGAACCCCGCTGGAGGGCGAGATCCGCGTCCGAGGCGCCAAGAACCTGGTGCCGAAGGCAATGGTCGCCGCGCTGCTCGGCAGCGGGCCCAGCCGGCTGCGCAACGTGCCCGACATCCGCGATGTGCGGGTCGTGCGCGGGCTGCTGCAGCTGCACGGTGTGACGGTCCGTCCGGGTGACGAACCGGGCGAGCTGATCCTCGACCCCACCCACGTCGAGAGTGCGAACGTCGCCGACATCGACGCCCACGCGGGCTCGTCGCGCATTCCGATCCTCTTCTGCGGCCCGCTGCTGCACCGGCTGGGCCACGCGTTCATCCCGGGACTCGGCGGCTGCGACATCGGCGGCCGGCCGATCGACTTCCACTTCGACGTGCTCCGGCAGTTCGGCGCCACGATCGAGAAGCGGGCGGACGGTCAGTACCTGGAGGCCCCGCAGCGGCTGCGCGGCACCAAGATCCGGCTGCCGTACCCGTCGGTCGGCTCCACCGAGCAGGTGCTGCTGACCGCGGTGCTCGCCGAGGGTGTCACCGAGCTGTCGAACGCGGCCGTGGAGCCGGAGATCGAGGACCTCATCTGCGTACTGCAGAAGATGGGCGCGATCATCTCCATGGACACCGACCGGACCATCCGGATCACCGGTGTCGACCGCCTCGACGGGTACACCCACCGGGCGATCCCGGACCGCCTGGAGGCCGCCTCCTGGGCGTCCGCCGCGCTGGCGACCGAGGGCAACATCTACGTGCGCGGCGCCCAGCAGCGCTCGATGATGACGTTCCTGAACACCTTCCGCCGGGTCGGCGGCGCCTTCGAGATCGACGACGAGGGCATCCGCTTCTGGCACCCGGGCGGCGCGCTGAACGCCATCGCGCTGGAGACGGACGTGCACCCCGGGTTCCAGACCGACTGGCAGCAGCCGCTGGTCGTGGCGCTGACGCAGGCCGCGGGCCTGTCGATCGTCCACGAGACGGTGTACGAGTCCCGGCTCGGCTTCACCTCGGCGCTGAACCAGATGGGCGCGCACATCCAGCTCTACCGCGAGTGCCTGGGCGGCTCCGACTGCCGCTTCGGCCAGCGCAACTTCCTGCACTCCGCGGTCGTGTCCGGGCCGACGAAGCTGCAGGGCGCGGATCTGGTCATCCCGGACCTGCGCGGCGGTTTCTCGTACCTGATCGCCGCCCTGGCGGCCCAGGGGACGTCCCGGGTGCACGGGATCGACCTGATCAACCGCGGCTACGAGAACTTCATGGACAAGCTGGAGAAGCTCGGCGCGAAGGTGGAGCTGCCGGGCGGCTCGCTGGTCTGA